From Oryza sativa Japonica Group chromosome 4, ASM3414082v1, one genomic window encodes:
- the LOC112938814 gene encoding disease resistance protein RGA2, which translates to MDDIVGILKGAAGLAADANAFREFFNWAAPRVLAAVRSQQQQHLLQVDPGGVGSASARDNRTAPLHQIEDDLQNLENDLWLIQSTTSTMYDLIDRLEWHSHKDTEDWHLRQIKDVAYDAEDLLDEYNYYALKVKVDTSKNLGQDHSHEPFLEFLNSVNFSKVMKIKNRLKQVFDQSKGLGFHKTPKKFDRLVRPETCRVLDEPDEIFGREKELKELKQKLGVRGRKRGRPVACSTTAEARRTELPVLPIVGMGGIGKTTMAQQICEDRVVRNHFDCILWICVSDEFEVNRLTRDVLKSLGVKSQDSDTRDTLMVNLRDSVKSKKFLLVLDDMWDDVLKDERGWRTFHRTLSNGLQGSMILVTTRSSKVANLVSNSDPYELNGLQNDVFWDFFKLCAFGSNSSRNSPELEHIRPELERIGRAILPKLKGSPLAAKTLGRLLKSNLSVEHWEDILRSELWKLEQEETDILPALRLSYVYLPRHMKRCFSICALYPKDHKFDKEFLADIWVAQGYVEAEDASSCFNDLVNRSFFQKAAGYSDMYVIHDLIHDTAQLVSKDECFIIQHVSDLAKIPSKVRHLSIFTKGNISCTEIVTICTQNKKLRSLICNESYRSIKQFAPVIDCWFKELPSIRVLIFKFSTVRKLPESIGNSKHLRYLGLLGSSTFETLPSSVSCLYHVQTINAKGCVFKRYPQGFSDLISLNKIESKGFQFNKVKDKQFLEWSTTEIADEQLQMTEEQIELLPHWNLEHLIIKNYLGQSCPSWLQPDCLKVLTSLELYGCRNIQSLSFFDPLFSDLEESNSIYHLEVLDVHQCPNIDWQGLVALPSSLRRVTLGNFGHSTDHFVSCFRGLSLLTHLEIHCWFLTSIPLQVWMSNLPSLENLRIDNCGSLTSICVSEASNIHTVGVFSSLSTVTISFCNALLSLDEFFMPAYMPFVKTIDVLFCKELALLPVHELHLFSRLEKLCIRNCPKLNMQRRMTLPSSLRMLSLLLCPSIEYIDNSHLASAMKLKGLSLQLMRCPDLISIVGAISVSEIVQGRIEDCPKLMEITQPFKVMTVHRKLS; encoded by the exons ATGGACGACATCGTTGGAATATTGAAGGGAGCAGCTGGTCTTGCTGCCGATGCCAATGCCTTCCGTGAGTTCTTCAACTGGGCCGCACCACGTGTCTTGGCTGCCGTACGttctcagcagcagcagcatctgcTGCAAGTGGATCCAGGAGGGGTAGGATCAGCATCAGCTAGAGACAACAGAACAGCTCCACTGCACCAGATTGAGGATGATCTTCAGAATCTCGAGAACGACCTATGGCTGATCCAATCAACTACATCCACAATGTATGACCTCATCGATCGTCTTGAATGGCATAGCCACAAGGATACAGAAGACTGGCATCTTCGCCAGATCAAGGATGTAGCGTACGATGCCGAGGACCTCCTTGATGAGTACAATTACTATGCTCTCAAGGTGAAGGTGGACACGAGCAAGAACTTGGGGCAAGATCACTCGCATGAACCCTTTTTGGAGTTCCTGAACAGTGTCAACTTCAGTAAAGTAATGAAAATCAAAAATAGACTAAAGCAGGTTTTTGACCAATCCAAGGGTTTAGGCTTTCACAAAACACCAAAGAAGTTTGATCGATTAGTCAGACCAGAGACATGCCGTGTCCTAGACGAGCCAGATGAGATATTTGGTCGTGAAAAAGAACTGAAGGAGTTGAAGCAAAAGCTAGGAGTACGTGGACGCAAGAGAGGCAGACCTGTGGCATGCAGCACTACAGCTGAAGCAAGGAGGACAGAGTTGCCTGTGCTGCCAATAGTTGGTATGGGCGGCATCGGGAAGACCACCATGGCACAACAAATCTGTGAGGATAGAGTGGTGCGGAATCACTTCGACTGCATACTCTGGATATGTGTCTCGGATGAATTCGAGGTAAACAGGTTAACAAGAGATGTTCTGAAGTCTCTTGGAGTAAAGTCACAAGATTCTGATACAAGGGATACTCTTATGGTTAATTTACGTGATAGTGTCAAGTCAAAGAAGTTTTTACTCGTCCTTGATGACATGTGGGATGATGTCTTAAAAGATGAGAGAGGATGGAGAACATTTCATAGAACTTTAAGCAATGGTCTTCAGGGCAGTATGATTTTGGTCACCACTAGATCTTCCAAAGTTGCTAACCTAGTCAGCAACAGTGATCCCTATGAGCTCAACGGACTGCAAAATGATGTTTTCTGGGATTTCTTCAAACTATGCGCATTCGGATCCAACAGCTCTCGCAATAGCCCAGAGCTGGAGCACATTCGTCCAGAGTTGGAGCGCATTGGTAGAGCTATACTTCCCAAGTTGAAGGGTTCACCTTTGGCTGCCAAAACTCTTGGACGCTTGTTGAAAAGTAACTTAAGTGTAGAGCACTGGGAGGACATATTGAGAAGTGAATTGTGGAAATTGGAACAAGAGGAGACTGACATTTTGCCAGCCCTTCGACTGAGTTACGTTTACCTACCACGACACATGAAAAGATGCTTCTCAATATGTGCCCTGTATCCAAAGGATCATAAATTTGACAAGGAGTTTTTAGCAGACATTTGGGTAGCACAAGGGTATGTGGAGGCTGAAGATGCATCATCTTGCTTTAATGACCTTGTAAATCGGTCATTCTTTCAGAAAGCAGCTGGCTATAGTGATATGTACGTAATTCATGACTTGATACATGATACTGCACAGCTAGTCTCCAAGGATGAGTGCTTCATCATACAACATGTGAGTGACCTAGCTAAAATCCCATCAAAGGTTCGCCATCTGTCAATATTCACCAAGGGAAATATCAGCTGTACAGAAATAGTGACTATTtgcacacaaaataaaaaactgCGGTCCCTAATATGCAATGAATCTTACCGAAGTATTAAACAATTCGCTCCCGTGATTGATTGTTGGTTCAAGGAACTCCCGAGTATCCGTGTATtgatttttaaattttcaacggTGAGAAAGTTACCTGAGAGCATAGGCAACTCAAAACATTTGCGTTACCTTGGTTTATTGGGAAGTTCTACTTTCGAGACCCTTCCTTCATCTGTTAGTTGCCTGTATCATGTCCAGACTATAAATGCCAAGGGTTGTGTTTTCAAAAGATACCCTCAAGGTTTCAGTGATCTGATTTCCTTAAACAAAATTGAATCAAAGGGCTTCCAATTTAACAAGGTTAAAGATAAGCAATTCCTAGAATGGTCCACAACGGAAATAGCTGATGAACAATTACAGATGACAGAGGAGCAGATTGAATTGTTACCTCATTGGAATCTTGAGCATTTGATAATAAAGAATTACCTAGGTCAATCTTGCCCCAGCTGGCTCCAGCCAGACTGCCTGAAAGTGCTGACTTCACTTGAACTTTATGGGTGCAGGAACATTCAGAGCCTATCATTCTTTGACCCACTCTTTTCTGATTTAGAAGAGTCAAACAGCATTTATCACCTTGAGGTGTTGGATGTCCACCAGTGTCCTAACATTGATTGGCAAGGTTTGGTGGCTTTACCCTCTTCTCTTAGAAGGGTTACCCTTGGCAACTTTGGCCATTCGACAGATCACTTTGTGAGTTGCTTTCGTGGCCTCTCCCTCCTGACACATCTGGAAATACATTGCTGGTTCTTAACATCTATTCCCCTGCAAGTTTGGATGAGTAATCTTCCATCCTTGGAGAATTTGCGTATTGATAATTGTGGCTCCCTCACATCCATCTGTGTCTCTGAGGCAAGCAACATACACACTGTTGGAGTATTTTCATCCCTTTCAACAGTCACCATTTCGTTTTGCAATGCACTGTTGAGTCTTGATGAGTTCTTTATGCCCGCTTATATGCCTTTCGTGAAGACCATTGATGTGTTATTTTGCAAGGAATTAGCATTACTGCCAGTTCATGAGCTCCACCTTTTTTCTCGCTTGGAGAAGCTATGTATTAGAAACTGTCCCAAGTTGAATATGCAGAGGAGAATGACATTACCATCCTCTCTTCGGATGCTCAGCTTATTACTTTGTCCAAGCATAGAGTACATCGACAACAGCCATCTGGCGAGTGCAATGAAACTCAAGGGACTTAGCCTTCAACTTATGAGGTGTCCAGACCTCATCTCTATTGTTGGTGCTATATCTGTCTCTGAAATAGTGCAGGGTCGTATAGAAGATTGCCCCAAGCTGATGGAGATAACACAACCTTTTAAGGTCATGACTG TTCACAGAAAATTGTCATGA